The following is a genomic window from Nitrospirota bacterium.
GCAATAATCTCCCATACTTCTATGCCTGTACCTGCAATCCTCGCCCTGCGCCCGGAAGTGCCCTCAGTAAAAATTATGCCCGGACAGCGCTGCATTTTTACTGCTTCTTCAAGCAATGCATTTGCTACAGCAGAAAATTCCCTGCCGGATTCACGGGCAATGTTCTCAACTTGTTTAAGCGTCTTTTCCTGAATCCTGATGCTTTTTTGAACAGTAGGCATGGCAAACTCCTTTTCAACGGATGAATTACATCGTATGACATTATATTACGCTAAATATTCAAATTAGTCAAACGGTAAAGCAGCAGGGGGCGTGGTATTCCACGCCCCACACTCTAATTCTTATATTCAAAAAAATGGAGGTGAGCGGGATCGAACCGCTGACCTTCTCGTTGCGAACGAGACGCTCTCCCAACTGAGCTACACCCCCAGTACTACGGTGAAAAGTTATAAGTTAAAATTAAAAGGCTGCAAACCATTTATATTATAACGGCGTGTATGTCTGAAAAACTTTAAGGCAATACCTTTATTGTCATGCTGCCTTTTACAAACAGTTTAAAAGCAAATGCTGAAAACTTTTTGCAGCATGACAGATAATAATCATTATTGCTTTCTTAAAGATTTGAAGGCATATATGACGTTATATAAAATAGCATAAAATACTTATGTTGAGTCAATCCTATTCATATACATACCCCGCCCTCGTAACTTTTGTCACATAAAAAACCTCGCA
Proteins encoded in this region:
- a CDS encoding DUF433 domain-containing protein, which produces MPTVQKSIRIQEKTLKQVENIARESGREFSAVANALLEEAVKMQRCPGIIFTEGTSGRRARIAGTGIEVWEIIAAYKGVDRDINRLREAYHWLAEQQLRSAVGYYKAYPEEINRLIKQNEELTREVVYKKYPFLSRDIR